The genomic stretch GCAGCGTATCCTCCCCCTGTGTAAGGGGGAGTTAGAGGGGGTAGTCAAAGCGTTGACTTGTGCGGCCGGAATTATAAATCTAAAATCTAAAATTTAAAATTAGTATATGTTTGATTTCTCAACTATAACACAATGGGTAGACGAACTCTTGAGGAGTTTTCTCCCGCACGCTGCTGCCACGCTGGTTGAGTTTATCCTGATCGGGCTTTGCCTGCTCGTGGGATACGCCGTGATCGCCCTCGTGCTGATCTACGTGGAACGTAAAGTGTGTGCCTTTTTCCAGTGTCGTATCGGACCGAACCGGGTGGGGCCTTACGGGACCATACAGAGCGTGGCCGATATGATCAAAATGTTAACCAAGGAGATCATCGACATCAACCACGTCGACCGATTCCTGTTCAACCTCGCCCCTTTCGTCGTGATTATCGCGTCGGTACTGGCATTCGGTTGTATTCCCTTCGCAAAAGGACTACACGTGATCGACTTCAACGTGGGAATCTTCTTCCTGATCGCCGTATCATCCATCGGTATCGTGGGAATCCTGCTTGCCGGGTGGGCCAGTAACAACAAATACTCGTTGATCGGAGCCATGCGAAGTGGTGCGCAGATGATCAGTTACGAGTTATCCATCGGGTTATCCATCCTTACCGTGGTAGTATTCACCGGAAGCATGCAGCTCTCCACGATCGTGGAAGGACAGGCAGACGGGTGGTTGCTATTCAAAGGACATATCCCGGCCTGCATCGCGTTTATCGTTTACATCATCGCCGGAACCGCCGAGACAAACCGGGGCCCCTTCGACTTGCCGGAGGCCGACTCGGAGTTGACCGCGGGGTACCACACGGAGTATTCCGGTATGCACTTCGGGTTCTTCTACCTCGCCGAATACTTGAACATGTTCGTGGTAGCATCCGTGGCCAGCACCCTGTTCTTAGGCGGTTGGATGCCATTACACGTTCCCGGCTGGGAAAGCTTCAACCAAATCATGGATTATATTCCTTCCATCTTCTGGTTCTTCGGGAAAACAGCCGTGGTTATATTCATCATCATGTGGTTTAAATGGACCTTCCCGCGGTTGCGTATCGACCAGTTACTCCGCTTGGAATGGCGTTACCTGCTGCCGATTAACCTGATCAACCTTTTCCTGATGGTGATCATTGTCGTATTTAAACTACATTTTTAAAGACGAAACTATGAAGAGTATTATAAGATATATTACCTCGTTTTTCAAGGGACTTTTCTCGCTGCTGACCGGGATGAAAGTCACGCTACGGGAATTTTTCACCAAGAAAACGACGGAGCAATACCCGGAGAACCGGGCCACGTTGAAAATGTTTGACCGTTTCCGGGGTGAACTCGTGATGCCTCACGACGAGAACAATCACCACAAATGTATCGCTTGCGGCATCTGCGAGATGAACTGCCCGAACGGGACCATCAAAATCACGTCCGAATTTGTCACGGATGAAACCGGCAAGAAGAAAAAGATATTGATAAAATACCGGTATGATTTAGGTAGCTGTATGTTCTGCCAGCTCTGCGTGAAAATGTGCCCTCAACAAGCCATCGAGTTCAAACCCACGTTCGAACACGCCGTCTACACGCGCAGTAAACTGGTGAAGTACCTGCACGACGAAAGAATTTAAAATTTAAAATGTAGAATTTAGAATGGAAAAGACTACCCCCTCCAACTCCCCCTTACACAGGGGGAAAGA from Butyricimonas virosa encodes the following:
- a CDS encoding 4Fe-4S dicluster domain-containing protein, which translates into the protein MKSIIRYITSFFKGLFSLLTGMKVTLREFFTKKTTEQYPENRATLKMFDRFRGELVMPHDENNHHKCIACGICEMNCPNGTIKITSEFVTDETGKKKKILIKYRYDLGSCMFCQLCVKMCPQQAIEFKPTFEHAVYTRSKLVKYLHDERI
- the nuoH gene encoding NADH-quinone oxidoreductase subunit NuoH — protein: MFDFSTITQWVDELLRSFLPHAAATLVEFILIGLCLLVGYAVIALVLIYVERKVCAFFQCRIGPNRVGPYGTIQSVADMIKMLTKEIIDINHVDRFLFNLAPFVVIIASVLAFGCIPFAKGLHVIDFNVGIFFLIAVSSIGIVGILLAGWASNNKYSLIGAMRSGAQMISYELSIGLSILTVVVFTGSMQLSTIVEGQADGWLLFKGHIPACIAFIVYIIAGTAETNRGPFDLPEADSELTAGYHTEYSGMHFGFFYLAEYLNMFVVASVASTLFLGGWMPLHVPGWESFNQIMDYIPSIFWFFGKTAVVIFIIMWFKWTFPRLRIDQLLRLEWRYLLPINLINLFLMVIIVVFKLHF